One segment of Panicum virgatum strain AP13 chromosome 3K, P.virgatum_v5, whole genome shotgun sequence DNA contains the following:
- the LOC120697737 gene encoding glucose-1-phosphate adenylyltransferase large subunit 3, chloroplastic/amyloplastic, with protein sequence MQFSSVFPLEGKACVSPVRREGSGSERVRIGDCSSTRQNRALRRMCFGARGTTNSAQCVLTSDAGPDTLVVRTSFRRNHADPNEVAAVILGGGTGTQLFPLTSTRATPAVPIGGCYRLIDIPMSNCFNSGINKIFVMTQFNSTSLNRHIHRTYLGGGINFTDGSVEVLAATQMPGEAAGWFQGTADAVRKFIWVLEDYYKHKAIEHILILSGDQLYRMDYMELVQKHVDDNADITLSCAPVGESRASDYGLVKFDSSGRVIQFSEKPKGADLEEMKVDTSFLNFAIDDPTKYPYIASMGVYVFKRDVLLNLLKSRYAQLHDFGSEILPKALHEHNVKAYVFTDYWEDIGTIRSFFDANMALCEQPPKFEFYDPKTPFFTSPRYLPPTKSDKCRIKDAIISHGCFLRECTIEHSIVGVRSRLNSGCELKNTMMMGADLYETEDEISRLLSEGKVPIGVGENTKISNCIIDMNARVGRNVSITNSEGVQEADRPEEGYYIRSGIVVILKNSTIKDGTVI encoded by the exons ATGCAGTTCAGCAGTGTGTTTCCCCTGGAGGGAAAAGCATGTGTGAGTCCAGTGAGGAGGGAAGGTTCTGGGAGTGAGAGGGTGAGGATTGGGGATTGCAGCAGCACCAGGCAGAACAGGGCATTAAGGAGGATGTGTTTTGGTGCTAGGGGCACCACAAATAGCGCTCAATGTGTGCTCACTTCAGATGCTGGCCCAGACACTCTT GTTGTCCGAACATCCTTCAGAAGGAATCATGCTGATCCAAACGAAGTTGCCGCTGTCATACTGGGTGGTGGTACTGGGACtcagcttttccctctcacaagcaCAAGGGCCACTCCTGCT GTTCCTATCGGAGGATGTTACAGGCTTATTGATATCCCCATGAGCAACTGTTTCAACAGTGGCATAAACAAGATATTCGTTATGACTCAGTTCAACTCAACTTCTCTTAACCGTCACATTCACCGCACATACCTTGGTGGGGGAATCAACTTCACTGATGGATCTGTTGAG GTGCTGGCTGCAACGCAAATGCCTGGGGAGGCAGCTGGTTGGTTCCAGGGCACAGCAGATGCTGTTAGAAAATTTATCTGGGTACTTGAG GATTATTACAAGCACAAAGCTATCGAACACATTTTGATTTTGTCAGGAGATCAACTCTACCGTATGGATTACATGGAGCTTGTGCAG AAGCATGTAGATGACAATGCAGACATTACTTTATCATGTGCTCCTGTTGGAGAGAG CCGCGCTTCTGACTATGGGCTAGTTAAGTTCGACAGTTCAGGCCGTGTAATTCAATTCTCTGAGAAACCAAAGGGCGCTGACTTGGAAGAAATG AAAGTGGATACCAGCTTTCTCAATTTTGCCATTGATGACCCAACTAAATATCCCTATATTGCTTCAATGGGAGTTTACGTGTTCAAAAGAGATGTTCTTCTAAACCTTCTAAA GTCGAGGTATGCTCAACTGCATGACTTTGGTTCTGAAATTCTGCCCAAAGCTTTACATGAGCACAATGTGAAG GCATATGTCTTCACTGACTACTGGGAGGACATTGGAACAATCAGATCATTCTTTGACGCAAACATGGCCCTCTGCGAGCag CCTCCAAAGTTTGAGTTTTATGATCCGAAAACTCCCTTCTTCACTTCACCTCGGTACTTGCCGCCAACGAAGTCGGATAAATGCAGG ATTAAAGACGCGATCATTTCCCACGGCTGCTTCTTGCGTGAATGTACCATTGAGCATTCTATTGTCGGTGTTCGTTCGCGCCTAAACTCTGGATGTGAGCTCAAG AATACTATGATGATGGGTGCAGATTTGTACGAGACCGAAGACGAGATTTCGAGGCTACTGTCAGAGGGCAAGGTCCCCATTGGCGTAGGGGAGAACACAAAGATAAG CAACTGCATCATCGATATGAACGCTAGGGTTGGAAGGAACGTTTCCATCACAAACAGTGAG GGCGTCCAAGAAGCTGACCGGCCGGAGGAAGGATACTACATCAGATCCGGGATCGTGGTGATCCTGAAGAACTCAACCATCAAGGACGGGACCGTCATATAG
- the LOC120700624 gene encoding uncharacterized protein LOC120700624 yields MGRRRRRAPTLSWEERVAQALHIVRLHQITELDPAQGCPVLTRFYIYGYNLAYFDFDRESSAGPGPPFLELAPSEYTLLEQSVNVVSLTVCESDVGYPVRVFGTVLARDQVDYKCVYLFRRGRDDPQEDTLALADPSRGFAVTCSMFFEIDLWTIDAGSGEAAVLSRGVIEHNACVSDGELVTKLLESWRSTVRLAYTPVPFAVIATLTARVLHGASGFAGRVVARTSGNGNGIVLHDSGVLGTSTELGAGGSVALSRRLVAVPVNERLVIRVHVEDGGGREAACFEGTLGHLDDRRIFCHGSYLLEVKAEWNGNTRRRNVYGYAGHTRLLL; encoded by the exons ATGGGCCGACGGCGACGCAGGGCGCCTACCCTCTCGTGGGAGGAACGCGTGGCGCAAGCTCTCCACATCGTCCGGTTGCACCAGATCACCGAGCTCGACCCCGCGCAGGGTTGCCCCGTCCTGACCCGCTTCTACATCTACGGCTACAACCTGGCCTACTTCGACTTCGACAGGGAGTCCAGCGCCGGGCCCGGGCCGCCGTTCCTCGAGCTAGCCCCGTCCGAGTACACGCTGCTGGAGCAATCCGTCAACGTAGTCTCCCTGACGGTGTGCGAGTCCGATGTCGGGTACCCTGTCCGAGTGTTCGGCACCGTGCTCGCGAGGGACCAGGTCGACTACAAGTGCGTCTACCTGTTCAGGCGCGGCAGGGATGATCCCCAA GAGGACACGCTAGCCCTGGCAGACCCATCCCGAGGGTTCGCCGTGACGTGCAGCATGTTCTTCGAGATCGATCTGTGGACGATCGACGCCGgctccggcgaggcggcggtgctcAGCAGGGGCGTGATCGAGCACAACGCCTGCGTCAGCGACGGCGAGCTCGTGACCAAGCTCCTGGAGAGCTGGCGCAGCACGGTGCGCCTGGCGTACACGCCCGTGCCGTTCGCCGTCATAGCCACGCTCACGGCCAGAGTCCTGCACGGGGCGTCCGGTTTCGCCGGCAGGGTGGTTGCCCGGACCagcgggaacgggaacgggatCGTCCTCCACGACAGCGGGGTGCTGGGGACATCGACGGAGCTCGGAGCCGGTGGATCCGTGGCGCTGTCTCGCCGGCTGGTGGCTGTCCCGGTGAACGAGAGACTGGTGATCCGTGTTCATGTCGAGGATGGTGGTGGGCGTGAAGCTGCGTGCTTCGAGGGAACCCTTGGGCACCTGGATGATCGCCGTATTTTCTGCCATGGCTCCTACTTGCTGGAGGTGAAGGCCGAATGGAACGGTAACACTAGGCGCAGGAACGTGTACGGGTACGCTGGGCACACCAGGCTGTTGCTGTGA